ATAATAACCGCGCATCACATGCATATCAACCTCTTCTTTCTCTGCCAAGGTCAATTTTCTTGGCTGAAGCAGGATGCTTTCATCAATGCCGATCTTCCCGAAATCGTGCAAGAGTGCTGCAACTTCCAGAATAACTTTTTCTTCCTCACTGAAACCCAGTTCTTCAGCAATTGCCAAAGAGTATTCGGTAACCCTGAGGATATGCCCATCGCGATAAGGAATCTGCCGGTCTATTTTTCTTCCAATCTTTCTTAAATCCTTTAATGCCTTCTTAGGATTCTCCCTCAAGGTCATAGCTACCATACTAAGGGTCTTTATTATCTCATCGAGATTCAATTTCTGCCCTTTACCCTGAGCCATACTTAAGTATTATAACGACCAAAAAAGATATGTCAAGCAAAAATTATTCTTGAATTTGTAAATTTAGAGAATTAATAAAATTCTGAGCCTTTTCCAGATTTTGAGTAATGAGGATTTCCAAGCCTTCAATACCTTTTGTGATCACCTCTTTAATCACCTTTTTCTCTTCATCTGTAAAGGGGCTCAAAACAAATTCCGCAGCATCGATACGCCGGGCTAAAAAATCCTGATTTGCTACGCCGATTCTTAATCGTGGAAAATCCTCGGTTTGGAGCGCCTCAATAATCGATCTCAATCCCAGGTGTCCACCATCACTTCCCTGGGCACGGAGTCGGAGTCTTCCGAGTGGAAGATTTAAGTCATCAACCACAACCAGAATACCCTCTTCTGGAAACCTCCGTTCTTTTTCAATTGCTTCGGCGACCACCATCCCGGAGTGATTCATATAGAGAAGGGGCTTTATGAGCCTCACCGTCCGCCCATCTATCTTGATTATTGCCTGAGCATAACTTCCAAAGTTAATAAAATGCTTGCGGTATTTTTTTGCCCAAAAACTCACAAACAAAAATCCCGCATTATGCCTGGTCCAGCGATATTTCATCCCGGGATTGCCCAGTCCGAAGATTAACATCCTTAGGCGATTCGATCGCCTTATGGAAGCTATTTAGCCTTGGGTGGTTCTTTTCCAGCTTTTTCTTCCTTCGCCTTCTCTTCCTTAGGTTTCTCTTCTTTTGGTTCTTCTCTCGGCTGTTCTGCCGGCGCCGCGGTTGGTGCTGCGGCTGCTTTTTCAACTTTGGGTGCGAGGATTGAAACTACTGGTGTCTCCGGTTTTAATTCAAATTCAATGTTGGGAAGCACGATATCTTTTAAATGAATCGTCTTACCCACATCAAGTTTGGAGATATCAACATCGATGTGCGCAGGTATATCTTCAGGCAGACAGCGGATTACTACCTCGTAAAGATGCTGGTCCAGCAAACCACCTTTTTTCACACCCGGTGCTTCGCCAATGAGATGGATCGGAATGGTGGCTTTTATTTTTTCTTTCCTACTGATGTGCTGAAAGTCGATATGTAACAATCTTCCGTCTATCGGATTGCGCTGAATTGCTTTTATCAGGCAGGGATAGACTTTATCATTTAATTTTAAATCTACTGTTACCACTTCCTTCTTTAATACCTCCAATACCTTTTCAAACTCCTTCTGGAGGACATAAACGCGTTTGCTCTTCTCTTTATGTCCATATAAGACCCCGGGAATTTTCCCTTCGCGTCTCATCCTTTTTACTTCTCCTTTCTTCTGGGGATCATATAAGTAGGCTTCAAGTTCCAGTTTCATTCTTCAACCTCCTTAAATAATGAACTTATTGATTCATTATTGTGAATCCTCTTTATTGCCTCAGCGAGAAGTTCGGCAATGGAAAGGATTTTTAGCTTCTCCGGCATCTTCTCCCGGGTGAATCTCACGGTATTTGTCACCGTTATCTCTTTTATCGGTGACCTTTCCAGACGGTCCAAGGCATTTGCGGAAAAAAGACCGTGGACTGCGGAGACATATATCTCCCGGGCGCCTTTCTCAGCCAGGGCTCCGGCGGCATCAACAACCGTGCCCCCAGTATCAATCATATCGTCATAAATAATAGCGTTTTTGCCTTTTACTTCGCCAATCACATTTATTACCTTGGATTGATTTGGTCCGGTTCTTCTTTTATCAATTATTGCAATTGGTACATCTTTACCAATACGCCGGGCAAAGGCACGAACCCGATTAACCCGTCCTGCATCCGGAGAGACAATCACATAATCAGAAATATTTTTCCGGTGATAATATTCAATGAAGACTGGTGCTGCATAAAGATGGTCAACCGGGATATTAAAATAACCTTGAATCTGCTCGGCATGGAGATCGATGGTTAAGACCCGGTGCGCGCCACTCACTCCGAGCAAATCCGCAATTAACTTCGCAGAGATCGGAACCCGTGGTTCATCCTTCCGGTCCTGGCGGGCATAGCCATAATAAGGAATTACCGCCGTGATGCGCTCAGCTGAGGCCCTTTTCGCAGCATCTAAAAACAATAATAATTCCATGAGATTTTCTGCTGGCGGGTTTGTGGATTGAACGATAAAGACATCTTGTCCCCGAATATTCTCCTCTATCTTTATCTTCAACTCCCCATCGGCAAATCTGGTTACAGAACTTCTACTGAGTGTGATCCCGAGAAATCGCGCAATCTCCTGGGTCAATTCCAAACTCGCACTGCCCGCAAATAACATTATCTTCTCCAATAGACCTCCCTTATCTCTCAATATTTGAAAACTGGGGCGGGAGGATTCGAACCTCCGCAACAGGATCCAAAATCCTGGGTCCTGCCATTAGACGACGCCCCAAATTTTTACACCCATTAGCACATCGTTGACCAGAGCATCTTGGTTTACCAATTACCCCGTGGTTTCAGCCTCGAAATACATGGCACCAATACCCGATAAATATTTAATTACTTTCTTTTTCACCTGCTCATCGACTACCGCATAAAGGCAAGAACCGCTTCCAGTAAGGGAAACCATATAGGCACCGGCAGTTAACAAATTCGTCTTTACATCCAGTAAATCTGGATGTGCCTTAAAAACAACCTTTTCAAAATCATTCACAATATTTAAGCCGGTTCGCACTTTCTTTTTTCTTTCTTGGAATATACTATCTACATCCATACCCGATGTCAAGAGCCATTTATCGTATTCCTCATAAGCCCATTTTGTAGAAATCGGGTATCCCGGATAATAGATTATTATTCTCATCTTGGGCAATTTGAAGAATTTAAGTTCATCGCCAATACCACGGGCAATTGCTGCCCCGCCTTTAATAAAAAACGGTACATCGCAACCCAAAATTTTACTCAAAGCCATTAAATCCTCATCCGGAATATTAAGTCCAAAAAGCGTCCTCAATCCCTTAAGTACCGCAGCCGCATCTGAAGAACCTCCGCCCAATCCTCCACCAATCGGAATATTTTTCTGTAAAGTCATTTTAACCCCTGAGTCGAGTCCATAACTGGTTAAAAAGAGGTGTGCTGCTTTAAAACAAAGATTTTCTTCTTTTGGGATCTTTAAACCTGGACTGACAAGTTCTATATCTTTTTCGGTTCTTTCCAAAAAGATTTTATCGCTCAGACTGATTGTTGAGAGGGTCGTTTCAATGTTATGATAACCATCCTCTCGACGTCCCAGAATTGTCAATCCGATGTTGATCTTGGCAGGGGCATCAATTCTGATCATTTTATCACCTCAATTCGGACTTTGACCACACCTTTATGGATCATCTCGATATCCTTTGCCGCGATATAAGATAAATCCACAATCCTTTCTCTTTTCTGGGGACCCCGGTCATTGACCCGCACGATGACACACTTTTTGTTTTCCAGATTCGTAACTTTTATTTTCGTGCCAAAAGGAAGCGTACGGTGGGCACAGGTATATTCGTATTTATTGTAAATTTCTCCTGAAGCAGTCTTTTTGCCATGAAATTCATCACTATAGTAACTCGCCATTCCATATTCCACAAAATGCATAGTTCTCTGTCCAGTGAGACAGCAGGAAAGCAACGGAAGAAGAAATATCATCAAATTATTATAATAGATTTTTTTCCAATGTCAATGAAGTTATTTCTTAAAAAGCTATTTAAACCGAAGTAATGCAAACACTATGCCAAAAAAATTTTTTTTCATTTTTGTTTTCGCTTGACTTTTTGCAACTTTTGGATAAACTTAACTGCATGATTTTATTGTTCTGTGGAAATTTTTTAAATAAAATAAAAACTAATGAAATTCAAAAGGTTTTTAGAAAAAATATGTGGATAACTTTGTGGATAAATGTGGATAACTGAATATGGGTGAACAAGCAAAAATATATTGGCAGAATATCCTTGAATATATAAAAGAGCGGATTCATCCGCAGTCATTTGCCACCTGGTTTAACCAGAGTAAGGGCATTGAATTGAAAGACGATGTCCTACTGGTGGAGATGCCGACCAATTTTCATATCGATTGGATTACGATGCACTACTCAAAAATTCTGGAAGAGGCGATTAATTCGGTGAACGGTACAAATTTAAGGCTTTCCTTCAAGGCGGCAAATCAAGAATACAACCGCCCGGTTGTTAAAAAGAAAAGAATAATCTTAGCCCACGATGCTACAAAACTCCAGGAACGATATACTTTTGAAAATTTTGTGGTTGGAAAGAACAACGAACTGGCGCATGCGGCGGCCCTAGCAGTGGCTGAAGCCCCTGGGGAAGCGTATAATCCATTATTTTTATATGGTGGGGTGGGATTAGGGAAGACTCACTTGATGCAGGCAATTGGCAATTTCATCATAAAACAACATAAAAATCTTAATGTCTATTACACCCAGGCGGAAAATATAATGAATGAGTTGATTGATGCAATTCAGAAAAAAGACCAACTCTCCTTCAAAAAGAAATATCGCAACAAGGATATTCTGCTTCTGGATGATATTCAGTTTATCTATGGAAAAGAACGCCTCCAAGATGAAATTTTCCATACTTTTGATTATCTCTATACGCAAGGTAAACAGATTGTCCTGACTTCCGACCGACCTCCGAAAGAATTATCCACTCTTGAAGAGCGTCTGACTTCACGATTCCAGGGTGGATTGGTTGTCGATATTCAGCCTCCGGACCTTGAAACCAGAATTGCCATCCTCCAGAAAAAGGCGGAATTAGAAAATGTCAAATTGCCCAACAATGTTGCTTATTATATTGCCTCCCGGGTGAAATCGAATATCCGGGAATTAGAAGGTTGTCTTATCCGACTGCTGGCGATCTCTTCCCTTTCCGGGCAGGAAATCAACGAGGCACTTGCGGAAGAGGCCTTGAAAGATTTGCTGGGAAATGGTTACCGGGTGAGTAAAGAAAAGATCATTCAGGTAATATGTAATGAATTTGGTTGCTCCCAAGAAGATTTAAAAGGAACCCGGCGCACCCAGCGCATCGCCTTGGGCCGACAGGTGGCTATGTATCTATTACGCAATCATCTCAATTTATCTCTTGCCGAGATCGGGCAAATTCTTGGGGGTAAAGATCACAGTACGGTAATTCACGCAATAGAAAAAATAAACAATCTTAAGGAAACAGATTTCGAATTCGCCCGGCTTTTAGAGCGGATAAATACGAAGATAAATTGTTGATAAAATGTTTATAAATATGTTTTTAAAAACGAGTTCAACTTCCTCAATTTTTATCAACATTTTTATAAACATTGTCTGGTTAATTTCTTCAAGGTATTTCATGAGATTTTTAATTTATCCACATTTCCACAGAATTAATATCAGCACCAGAGTTTATAAATATTTAAAAAAGTGTTAATGTAATGTAAGGAGGCAATAAAATGGAGTTTAAAATCAATCGTGCAAATTTTGAAAAGACCCTAAATAGTATTGTCAAACTAATTCCTCCCAAGAGTGCCCATACCGTTTTGCAAAATGTTATCATAGAAGTAAAAGAGAATAGATTGAACATTGAAGGAACTGACCTTGATATCTTTATTCGCAAAAGCCTGCCCTGCGATATGAAAAAAGAGGGCAAAGTTTTAATTCCTGGAAAAAAGCTTCTGGAAATTGCGCGCGAAGCAAATGTCGAAGAGATGACTTTTAAATTAAAAGAACTGAATCTCCAGATAAATGCAGGAAATGCACAATTTAATATTCCAGCACTTGATTACAGCGAATTTCCTGAAGTGCCATCTTTTCCTAATCAAAAATGGTTAAGTCTGAGTGCCGGAGAATTGAATGAAATGGTGGATTCTACAATTTTTATGGTCTCTAAGGACGTAAGCCGTCGAGCAATGAACGGAGTTTTATTACAGTTAAAAGATAGTACCCTCAATATGGTGACTACCGATGGAGCACGACTGGCATTATATCGAAAAGATTTAAATGGAGAAAATGGCGAGTTAATAATCCCACCTAAAGTTTTCGATTTAGTAGATGTCGCCCATCCTGAAGAACAAATAGAGATCTTTATTGAAGAAAGGATGTTAGGTTTAAAATTTTCCAATACCAGCATTATCGCTCGATTAATTGAAGGTCCATATCCTAATTATGAAAGTGTAATACCTAAGGTCTTCCCCGGTACCTGTACAATTGAAAAAGATATCATGGAGGGAGCATTAAAAAGAGTTTCGCTCGTTTCCAGTCCCACTATCAAAAGTGTTAAATTTGAATTCTCTGGTGAAAGACTTCTTTTGTTTGCTTCCTCACCGGATTTTGGTGAAGCCCGGGAAGAAGTTGCATGTCTTTATGAGGGTGAAAAAATGTCTATCTGGTTCAACGCAGGCTTTCTTTTGGAGATCATTAGACATATCCCGGGTGGAGAGATTCTCCTCCAGCTGACCTCACCCTCCACGGCTGCTCTTATTAAGTCTAAATCATTGGATAACTTAATATATCTGTTGATGCCACTAAGGATAGATTCCTATGAATAAAATAATTATTATCGTTGCATTGATCGCTGGAATAATCAATCCCATTTTCTGTGAAAGGCTGGGCGTGGGGATTATCATCGGCAGTCCCACTGGTTTTACTTTAAAATTTATTCTTGCTCGAAATTCCGCATTAGCTGGGAATGTTGGTTGGTCAATCGGTGATAATCCCCGACTCCATCTCACGGGTGATTATCAATTCCTTTTTCCCACGGTTTTGCGCTGGACAGATGAGATGAATGGAGAGCAACGGGAAATCAAAAATCTCACTCCTTTTCTCGGAATTGGTGGTAGGTTCAAATTTAAGGAGAACGAAGCCGACCAAAATACTGAATTGAATATCGGCTTAAGGTTGGGAGGCGGTATTGAATATGGTATTTCGCGGTTCGGTATTTTCTTAGAATTATATCCGGTAGTGAATATTCTACCTGCTACTGATTTTGATATCGAAGGAGGGTTGGGTGGAAGGTTTTATTTTTAATAAACAATCAGGTATTGACTTTGTCTCATTATTGGATATAATTTGTTCCATGCTTTTTTACCCTTGACTTTTTTAAAGAATTAGGTATAATATATATTGCCGAGGGGAAAAAGGATTCTGACCTGAGCTCCGAGTAATCGGGGCACTTAAAGATATGGCGTTGCCATATCTATGGTCTTTGAAAATTTATAAGAATTGGCGGAAGGTCGTGGGTTCAAGTTACTAAGGGCGCATGTGGGGATGCCTTGGCATCCAGAGGCGATGAAGGGCGTGGTAGGCTGCGATAAGCGCCGGTGAGGAGCGAACATCCGTTGACCCGGCGATTCCCGAATGGGGAAACCCATCCTGTGGAAACACAGGATATTCTCCGCCTTGCGCGGAGAAGGCCAACCGGGGGAAGTGAAACATCTCAGTACCCCGAGGAAAAGATATTCCGAGAGTAGCGGCGAGCGAAATCGGAAAAGCCCAAACCGAACTGCATGTTAAAGCGGACAGGCGTTGTGCAGTCGGGGTTGTGAGGTCCAGCCGCACCCGATCTGTCCTGAGGGTGGTGAAGTTACAAAACCTCGGAATAGCCGAATCTTCCTGGAAAGGAGAGCCATAGATGGTGATAGCCCAGTAGGCGAAATTCCAGAGGTCTTCACGGGCTGGATTCTCAAGTAGCACGGGATAGGTTATCCTGTGTGAATCTGCCCAAACCACTGGGTAAGGCTAAATACTCCTGGATGACCGATAGTGCACCAGTACCGTGAGGGAAAGGTGAAAAGAACCCCTGGCGGGGAGTGAAATAGAACCTGAAACCATGCGCCTACAATCAGCAGGAGTTTGACCCCTACCTGAGTAATCAGGTAGGTGCGTCGAATGACTGCGTGCCTTTTGCATAATGAGCCGGCGAGTTGTCCTAACCTGCGAGCTTAATCCCACTATGAAAGTAGTGGGAGGAGGCGTAGGGAAACCGAGTCCAAATAGGGCGTATTAGTAGGTTGGGGCATTACCCGAAACCCGGTGAGCTACCCATGGTCAGGGTGAAATTCCGGTGACACGGAATGGAGGCCCGAACCGGTGGATGTTGAAATATCCTCGGATGAACTGTGGGTAGGAGTGAAAGGCTAACCAAACCGGGTGATAGCTGGTTCTCCCCGAAATGCCTCTAGGGGCAGTCTTGGGTGTTCAGTGGTAGTGGTAGAGCACTGGATAGAAGAGAACCCTTCGGGGTTCAAATCTAACCAAACTCCGAATGCTACCACTTAAAAGCCCAGGAAAGAGGCGGTGGGGGATAAGCTCCATCGCCGAGAGGGGAATAACCCAGACCACCAGCTAAGGTCCCTAAGCGTTGGCTAAGTGGGAAAGGATGTGAGATGACTCAGACATCTGGGATGTTGGCTTAGAGGCAGCCATCATTTAAAGAGTGCGTAACAGCTCACCAGCCGAGTCGTCTTGCGCCGAAAATTTACCGGGGCTCAAGCCAACCACCGAAGCTGTGGCTTCTCAACCGTTAAGGTTGGGAGGGGTAGGGGAGCGTTCCGTTGTAGGTCGAAGCTCTGTCGCGAGACAGGGTCGACGAAACGGAAGTGATTATGCCGGCACGAGTAGCGATAATCCGGGTGAAAAACCCGGACACCGAAAGCCCAAGGGTTCCTGGGGAAGGTTAATCCGCCCAGGGTTAGTCGGATCCTTAGCTGAGGCCGAAAGGCGTAGGTGATGGGAAAGCCGTCAACATTCGGCTACCATCTGTGGTCTCGTTATCACCTATGGGGTGACGCTGATGGTAGAGGCGGTCCCTGTGTTGGAATACAGGGTCCAAATACTTCAAGGGAATCTCCAGGCAAATCCGGAGGTTCTTAACCTTGGGGTATGATGGGGAGGCCCAAAAGGGCCATAAACCCGCCTCGAGATTCAGCCGAGAAAAACCTCTATGGGAGAGACCACGGGTGTCCGTACCGGAAACGAACACACGTGGGCGAGGTGAATATCCACAGGTGCTCGGGTGAACCCTTGTTAAGGAACTCGGCAATCTAACCCCGTAACTTCGGGAGAAGGGGTGCCCGCTATGATGAGTAGCGGGCCGCAGTGAAAGGGCTCCCGCGACTGTTTAACAAAAACACAGGTCTCTGCTAAGCCGTAAGGCAAAGTATAGGGACTGACACCTGCCCGGTGCCAGAAGGTTAAAGGAGGAGGTTATCCTGGCGCAAGTCAGGAGAAGCTTCCGACTGAAGCCCTGGTAAACGGCGGCCGTAACTCTAACGGTCCTAAGGTAGCGAAATTCCTTGGCGGGTAAGTTCCGTCCTGCACGAATGGTGTAACGACGGGAGCGCTGTCTCGACAAGGGGCCCGGCGAAACTGTAGTGGCGGTGAAGATGCCGCCTACCCACGGTAGGACAAAAAGACCCCGTGAACCTTTACTGCAGCTTGCCATTGAATCTTTGCAGGACATGTGTAGCATAGGTGGGAGGCTATGAAGTCCCGACGCCAGTTGGGATGGAGCCGCCAGTGAAATACCACCCTTGTTCTGTCGGAGGTTCTAATCCACCATGTGGAATGGTGGAGACAGTGGCAGGTGGGCAGTTTGACTGGGGCGGTCGCCTCCTAAAAAGTAACGGAGGTGCCCAAAGGTTCCCTCAGTGCGGACGGTAATCGCACGTGGAGTGTAAGGGCATAAGGGAGCCTGACTGTGAGGCCGACAGGCCGAGCAGACACGAAAGTGGGGCCTAATGATCCGGTGGTCCCGTGTGGAAGGGCCATCGCTCAGCGGATAAAAGGTACTCCGGGGATAACAGGCTGATCGGGCCCGAGAGTTCACATCGACGGCCCGGTTTGGCACCTCGATGTCGGCTCATCGCATCCTGGGGCTGGACAAGGTCCCAAGGGTCGGTCTGTTCGCCCGTTAAAGCGGTACGTGAGCTGGGTTCAGAACGTCGTGAGACAGTTCGGACTCTATCCACCGTGGGCGTAGGAGACTTGAGAGGAGCTGTCCCTAGTACGAGAGGACCGGGATGGACGGACCTCTGGTGCACGAGCTGTTCCGCCAGGAGCACCGCTCGGTAGCCATGTCCGGATGGGATAACCGCTGAAAGCAACTAAGTGGGAAGCCCACCTCAAGATTAGGTCTCCCGTTCAACCCAGGGGCAACTCTGGGTTGACCTGAAGGCTACCGGTAGACTACCGGTTTGATAGGCCACAGGTGTAAGTGCAGCAATGCATTGAGCCGAGTGGTACTAATCAGCCGTGCGACTTGGACTCCCTTCCGCCATTTTTTAGAATTCATATAAAATTCCCGGCGGCAATACCGGTGGGGAAACACCTCTTCCCATTCCGAACAGAGAAGTTAAGCCCACCAGGGCCGATGGTACTGTGCTGGTAACGGCACGGGAGAGTAGGTCGTCGCCGGGTTTTTTATTTTTACCTTTAATTTGTTATAAATTTTTGATTATAATATTAATGACAATGGTTATCATTTTCAATAAAGAAGAAATTTATGGCTAATGGGTTTAAACATTTTCCGCTATTGAAAACTTCTGTAGGGTGAATAAAATTGTTGCTTTCTTAAAATAAAAAGAAAGAAAGGCTAAATTGAAAGTCCCAGAAGAAGAATTAAAAAGGTTAGAAATACTTTTAGAAAAAAATATGACGCAGATAACCGCCAAGATTCTTGTGCTCTCTAATAAAGGAGGTGTTGGCAAGAGTTTTGTGGCGGTAAATCTTGCTGCGGGCTTGGGCAAACTTGGTGCCAAAGTTGGTATTTTGGATGCTGATATTCATGGTCCCTCAGTTGCCAAGATGCTCGGATTTGAAGGCAGACCGCCTATGATGGATGAAGATGGAATATTACCATTTACCGTTAATTCAAATCTCGTTGCCTTTTCAATGGCTTCATTACTACAGAATGCAGATACACCTGTAAACTGGCGTGGTCCTTTGAAGATGAGTGTATTGAAGCAGTTCCTTGCTGAAATAAACTGGGGTAAACTTGATTACCTAATTGTTGATTCACCGCCGGGCACCGGCGACGAACCATTATCAGTCATTCAATTAATCCGTAACCTAACTGGTACAATCATTGTTACTACACCGCAGGATATTGCCTTACTTGATTCAAGGAAGTGTGTCCACTTTCTGCACCAACTATCAACACCAATTCTTGGGATATTGGAAAATATGAGCGGTTTTGTCTGCCCACACTGTAGCAAAGAAATAGATATCTTCAAAGCCGGGGGTGGCGAAAAGGCAGCAAGAGAACTGGGTATACCATTTTTAGGCAGAATTCCATTAGACCCCCATATCGTAGAGAGCACGGATATTGGCAAACCATTGGTTGAATCACATTCTGATTCAGAGGCAGCAAAAATATTGATGGATATATGCAAAAATATTGATGAAAGGGTGCGCGGTAGTAAAAAACAAGATAATCTTAATGAATAAAAAAAGTTATATACTTTTGATTATAAATCAGATAAGTCAAACAATTATTATTGGTAGACTTGGAAAATTAAAATTTAACAAAGGTCTTTATATCTATCTGGGCTCGGCAAGAAAGAATATGCTTCAAAGAATAAATAGACATCTATCAAATCAAAAAAAGAAATTCTGGCATATTGATTTTCTTTTAATGAGCCAGGGTGTAAAAGTAAAGGAAGTATGGATAGGTTCAAAAAGTGAATGTACAATGGCACAACTTTTTCTTGAAAATGGCGCTGAGTATATCAGAAGATTCGGCAGTTCGGACTGTAGATGTCTTTCTCACTTGATCTTTGTCGAAAAGAGTATTGATAAAATTAAAAAGATATTAAAGAAAAATGGATTTAAGAAATTCGACGTTTAAACCGATTGGCATTGTCCACTCGCCATATAAAACAAAATCTGAAGCGCCCCATCAAGGTGATGAGACAATAAGTAAGATTGAAATCTTCCCTGAATT
Above is a genomic segment from candidate division WOR-3 bacterium containing:
- the pth gene encoding aminoacyl-tRNA hydrolase, with translation MLIFGLGNPGMKYRWTRHNAGFLFVSFWAKKYRKHFINFGSYAQAIIKIDGRTVRLIKPLLYMNHSGMVVAEAIEKERRFPEEGILVVVDDLNLPLGRLRLRAQGSDGGHLGLRSIIEALQTEDFPRLRIGVANQDFLARRIDAAEFVLSPFTDEEKKVIKEVITKGIEGLEILITQNLEKAQNFINSLNLQIQE
- a CDS encoding septal ring lytic transglycosylase RlpA family protein, whose amino-acid sequence is MIFLLPLLSCCLTGQRTMHFVEYGMASYYSDEFHGKKTASGEIYNKYEYTCAHRTLPFGTKIKVTNLENKKCVIVRVNDRGPQKRERIVDLSYIAAKDIEMIHKGVVKVRIEVIK
- a CDS encoding 50S ribosomal protein L25 is translated as MKLELEAYLYDPQKKGEVKRMRREGKIPGVLYGHKEKSKRVYVLQKEFEKVLEVLKKEVVTVDLKLNDKVYPCLIKAIQRNPIDGRLLHIDFQHISRKEKIKATIPIHLIGEAPGVKKGGLLDQHLYEVVIRCLPEDIPAHIDVDISKLDVGKTIHLKDIVLPNIEFELKPETPVVSILAPKVEKAAAAPTAAPAEQPREEPKEEKPKEEKAKEEKAGKEPPKAK
- a CDS encoding Mrp/NBP35 family ATP-binding protein, with translation MKVPEEELKRLEILLEKNMTQITAKILVLSNKGGVGKSFVAVNLAAGLGKLGAKVGILDADIHGPSVAKMLGFEGRPPMMDEDGILPFTVNSNLVAFSMASLLQNADTPVNWRGPLKMSVLKQFLAEINWGKLDYLIVDSPPGTGDEPLSVIQLIRNLTGTIIVTTPQDIALLDSRKCVHFLHQLSTPILGILENMSGFVCPHCSKEIDIFKAGGGEKAARELGIPFLGRIPLDPHIVESTDIGKPLVESHSDSEAAKILMDICKNIDERVRGSKKQDNLNE
- the dnaA gene encoding chromosomal replication initiator protein DnaA, producing MGEQAKIYWQNILEYIKERIHPQSFATWFNQSKGIELKDDVLLVEMPTNFHIDWITMHYSKILEEAINSVNGTNLRLSFKAANQEYNRPVVKKKRIILAHDATKLQERYTFENFVVGKNNELAHAAALAVAEAPGEAYNPLFLYGGVGLGKTHLMQAIGNFIIKQHKNLNVYYTQAENIMNELIDAIQKKDQLSFKKKYRNKDILLLDDIQFIYGKERLQDEIFHTFDYLYTQGKQIVLTSDRPPKELSTLEERLTSRFQGGLVVDIQPPDLETRIAILQKKAELENVKLPNNVAYYIASRVKSNIRELEGCLIRLLAISSLSGQEINEALAEEALKDLLGNGYRVSKEKIIQVICNEFGCSQEDLKGTRRTQRIALGRQVAMYLLRNHLNLSLAEIGQILGGKDHSTVIHAIEKINNLKETDFEFARLLERINTKINC
- a CDS encoding HD-GYP domain-containing protein — its product is MAQGKGQKLNLDEIIKTLSMVAMTLRENPKKALKDLRKIGRKIDRQIPYRDGHILRVTEYSLAIAEELGFSEEEKVILEVAALLHDFGKIGIDESILLQPRKLTLAEKEEVDMHVMRGYYMLAGFNELIEALSGVKHHHEHYNGSGYPEGLKKSEIPIIARIIAVADAYDAMTSKRPYRNALSKEEAIQELKANAGTQFDPAIVRIFIKYLTKKGQS
- a CDS encoding GIY-YIG nuclease family protein; this encodes MNKKSYILLIINQISQTIIIGRLGKLKFNKGLYIYLGSARKNMLQRINRHLSNQKKKFWHIDFLLMSQGVKVKEVWIGSKSECTMAQLFLENGAEYIRRFGSSDCRCLSHLIFVEKSIDKIKKILKKNGFKKFDV
- the ispE gene encoding 4-(cytidine 5'-diphospho)-2-C-methyl-D-erythritol kinase produces the protein MIRIDAPAKINIGLTILGRREDGYHNIETTLSTISLSDKIFLERTEKDIELVSPGLKIPKEENLCFKAAHLFLTSYGLDSGVKMTLQKNIPIGGGLGGGSSDAAAVLKGLRTLFGLNIPDEDLMALSKILGCDVPFFIKGGAAIARGIGDELKFFKLPKMRIIIYYPGYPISTKWAYEEYDKWLLTSGMDVDSIFQERKKKVRTGLNIVNDFEKVVFKAHPDLLDVKTNLLTAGAYMVSLTGSGSCLYAVVDEQVKKKVIKYLSGIGAMYFEAETTG
- the dnaN gene encoding DNA polymerase III subunit beta — encoded protein: MEFKINRANFEKTLNSIVKLIPPKSAHTVLQNVIIEVKENRLNIEGTDLDIFIRKSLPCDMKKEGKVLIPGKKLLEIAREANVEEMTFKLKELNLQINAGNAQFNIPALDYSEFPEVPSFPNQKWLSLSAGELNEMVDSTIFMVSKDVSRRAMNGVLLQLKDSTLNMVTTDGARLALYRKDLNGENGELIIPPKVFDLVDVAHPEEQIEIFIEERMLGLKFSNTSIIARLIEGPYPNYESVIPKVFPGTCTIEKDIMEGALKRVSLVSSPTIKSVKFEFSGERLLLFASSPDFGEAREEVACLYEGEKMSIWFNAGFLLEIIRHIPGGEILLQLTSPSTAALIKSKSLDNLIYLLMPLRIDSYE
- a CDS encoding ribose-phosphate pyrophosphokinase; protein product: MEKIMLFAGSASLELTQEIARFLGITLSRSSVTRFADGELKIKIEENIRGQDVFIVQSTNPPAENLMELLLFLDAAKRASAERITAVIPYYGYARQDRKDEPRVPISAKLIADLLGVSGAHRVLTIDLHAEQIQGYFNIPVDHLYAAPVFIEYYHRKNISDYVIVSPDAGRVNRVRAFARRIGKDVPIAIIDKRRTGPNQSKVINVIGEVKGKNAIIYDDMIDTGGTVVDAAGALAEKGAREIYVSAVHGLFSANALDRLERSPIKEITVTNTVRFTREKMPEKLKILSIAELLAEAIKRIHNNESISSLFKEVEE